Proteins encoded within one genomic window of Amycolatopsis nigrescens CSC17Ta-90:
- a CDS encoding ABC transporter family substrate-binding protein encodes MRVRGKSRAPVLLSVLLAVLVTACSNTPPPPVVSTPASQPTTPTKTTSQIVVGVDDIVGGYNPHNLADSSTVTTALAQLLLPSVFRPGQAGEPVLDENLMRSAEVISEQPFKVAYEIQQNASWSDGAPIAVEDFVYLYEAMRDEPGTVLPAGYRLISGIQPGEGGKRVEVTFSKPYPGWQTLFSNLLPAHLLKDAPGGWKGALAGSFPVYGGPFSIKTLDSDRGEIILERNDRYWAKPAAIDRLVLRRTDQPGMVAALRSGNDQFGVARTDETGLKLLGELGQAVRLHTLAQPRTANVLLRPSGSLTDDRVRAGVAALLDRGKLIAEGAAGGPSATLRADAQVLPPSDAGYKPTLPAGELAAPDQQKAEQLFASAGYTKEAGTWRKDGKPLSLVVASPGEQEPYAGVAKELAGQLIAAGVEVRTINPKSRDLFSTLLALPIGTAGQPVPPDSAGNVGVDVAVVPQPVGGDPASVLASTFGCRPGPEQPESSTGAAEPPDSATTRVPANAAAFCDRSLQPAIDAALTGSTPLAEALSALEPELWRRHTVIPLFQLADTLAIGSGVSGVTPGPPLAGPFGSAVNWTRGSR; translated from the coding sequence GTGCGGGTCAGGGGCAAGTCGAGGGCACCCGTCCTGCTGTCGGTTCTGCTGGCCGTGCTGGTCACGGCCTGCTCGAACACCCCGCCGCCACCGGTGGTCAGCACGCCGGCAAGCCAGCCGACCACGCCGACCAAGACCACGTCGCAGATCGTGGTCGGGGTGGACGACATCGTGGGCGGCTACAACCCGCACAACCTGGCCGACTCCTCCACGGTCACCACCGCGCTCGCCCAGCTGCTGCTGCCCTCGGTCTTCCGGCCGGGGCAGGCCGGCGAGCCGGTGCTGGACGAGAACCTGATGCGGTCCGCCGAAGTGATCTCGGAGCAGCCGTTCAAGGTGGCCTACGAGATCCAGCAGAACGCCTCCTGGTCCGACGGCGCGCCGATCGCGGTGGAGGACTTCGTCTACCTGTACGAGGCCATGCGGGACGAGCCGGGCACCGTGCTGCCCGCCGGTTACCGGCTGATCTCCGGGATCCAGCCGGGTGAGGGCGGCAAGCGGGTCGAGGTGACCTTCAGCAAGCCCTATCCCGGCTGGCAGACCCTGTTCTCAAACCTGCTGCCCGCGCATCTGCTCAAGGACGCGCCTGGCGGCTGGAAGGGCGCGCTGGCCGGCAGCTTCCCGGTCTACGGCGGCCCGTTCTCGATCAAGACGCTGGATTCCGACCGCGGCGAGATCATCTTGGAGCGCAACGACCGCTACTGGGCGAAGCCGGCCGCGATCGACCGGCTGGTGCTGCGCCGGACCGACCAGCCCGGCATGGTCGCCGCGCTGCGCAGCGGCAACGACCAGTTCGGCGTGGCGCGGACCGACGAGACCGGGCTCAAGCTGCTCGGGGAGCTCGGCCAGGCGGTGCGGCTGCACACGCTCGCCCAGCCGCGCACGGCGAACGTGCTGCTGCGGCCGTCCGGGTCGCTGACCGACGACCGGGTGCGGGCCGGGGTGGCCGCACTGCTCGACCGCGGCAAGCTGATCGCCGAAGGTGCCGCGGGCGGCCCGTCGGCAACGCTCCGCGCGGACGCCCAGGTGCTGCCGCCGTCCGACGCCGGCTACAAACCCACTTTGCCGGCCGGTGAGCTGGCCGCGCCGGACCAGCAGAAGGCGGAGCAGCTGTTCGCATCGGCCGGCTACACCAAGGAGGCGGGTACCTGGCGCAAGGACGGCAAGCCGCTGTCGCTGGTGGTCGCCTCGCCGGGGGAGCAGGAGCCCTACGCCGGCGTCGCCAAGGAACTGGCCGGTCAGCTGATCGCGGCCGGGGTGGAGGTCCGCACCATCAACCCGAAGTCGCGGGACCTGTTCTCCACCCTGCTGGCGCTGCCGATCGGTACCGCGGGCCAGCCCGTGCCGCCGGACAGCGCGGGCAACGTCGGGGTGGACGTCGCGGTGGTGCCGCAGCCGGTCGGCGGTGACCCCGCTTCGGTGCTCGCGTCCACCTTCGGCTGCCGGCCGGGGCCGGAACAGCCCGAGAGTTCCACCGGCGCCGCGGAACCGCCGGACTCCGCCACCACCAGGGTGCCGGCGAACGCGGCCGCGTTCTGCGACCGGAGCCTGCAGCCCGCCATCGACGCCGCACTCACCGGCTCGACACCGCTGGCCGAAGCGCTTTCCGCGCTGGAGCCGGAACTGTGGCGCCGGCACACCGTCATCCCGTTGTTCCAGCTCGCGGACACCCTGGCGATCGGTTCCGGGGTTTCCGGGGTGACCCCGGGCCCGCCGCTGGCAGGGCCGTTCGGCTCCGCGGTCAACTGGACTCGTGGCAGTAGGTAA
- a CDS encoding ABC transporter family substrate-binding protein, with product MRRSQAVSAFSVVAVAALVLSACGGGESGDPNSGASGDIKSMATGKAQQGDNFKLGEAPESDQVIIGIDQGYSGYNNETPDANNSYNTFVLTAVLSGSYQLDGNNKVLLNTDVMESWRVTQPSPQVVEWKLKPNVKWSDGGDWDCDDFYLAWLARNGNPKQDGKPVFISTGSDGYELIADATCKDNLTFEAKFSQPYLDYKSLFNPTSVMPAHVLEQKTGVADVTALKPTGDIATLKKAGEFWSKEWKAFKPDIMPSSGPYKITAFDTNSKQITLEKNPLWLGAKGGPKRIIVKAIPDTKAMATAVQNGEIDVASSVQPDATAAETLKGLSSQGVTYGSAPRLSFEHLDLNLDRLFADPATRKAFFQAVDRQEITDKLIKPVQGDAQPLNNLLFFPGEPGFEDNYTAKIGQGAEAAAKTLTDAGWVKGADGVFAKDGKRFSVTVTHNENARRDQTVEIIIPQLKAAGIEIKNETDPAFLKGRLDKGEWDVALYGWSSTPFKSEQASIYVTGGGQNHQGLSDAKVDEGWRAAGTAVDEDAARKAYQATDRALADTYASLPLFQTPSMWGFRGIDRVFMQSYLGVLWNVGEWTKTG from the coding sequence ATGAGGAGATCCCAAGCAGTCTCCGCCTTCTCCGTCGTCGCCGTGGCCGCGCTCGTGCTGAGCGCCTGCGGTGGCGGGGAGAGTGGCGACCCGAATTCCGGCGCGAGTGGCGACATCAAGTCCATGGCGACCGGCAAGGCCCAGCAGGGCGACAACTTCAAGCTGGGCGAGGCACCGGAGAGCGACCAGGTCATCATCGGCATCGACCAGGGCTACTCCGGCTACAACAACGAAACGCCCGACGCGAACAACTCCTACAACACCTTCGTGCTGACCGCGGTGCTCTCCGGCAGCTACCAGCTCGACGGCAACAACAAGGTGCTGCTCAACACCGACGTGATGGAGTCTTGGCGGGTCACCCAGCCCAGCCCGCAGGTGGTCGAGTGGAAGCTCAAGCCGAACGTCAAGTGGTCCGACGGCGGGGACTGGGACTGCGACGACTTCTACCTGGCCTGGCTGGCCCGCAACGGCAATCCCAAGCAGGACGGCAAGCCGGTCTTCATCTCCACCGGTAGCGACGGCTACGAGCTGATCGCCGACGCCACCTGCAAGGACAACCTGACCTTCGAGGCCAAGTTCAGCCAGCCCTACCTGGACTACAAGAGCCTTTTCAACCCGACGTCGGTGATGCCCGCGCACGTGCTCGAGCAGAAGACCGGCGTCGCCGACGTCACCGCGCTCAAGCCCACCGGCGATATCGCCACCCTGAAGAAGGCGGGCGAATTCTGGAGCAAGGAGTGGAAGGCGTTCAAACCGGACATCATGCCTTCTTCGGGCCCGTACAAGATCACCGCTTTCGACACCAACTCCAAGCAGATCACCTTGGAGAAGAACCCGTTGTGGCTCGGTGCCAAGGGCGGCCCGAAACGGATCATCGTGAAGGCGATCCCGGACACCAAGGCGATGGCCACCGCGGTGCAGAACGGTGAGATCGACGTGGCCTCTTCGGTCCAGCCGGATGCGACCGCGGCCGAAACGCTGAAGGGCCTTTCGTCCCAGGGCGTGACCTACGGTTCGGCGCCGAGGCTGTCCTTCGAGCACCTCGACCTGAACCTCGACCGGCTGTTCGCGGACCCGGCCACCAGGAAGGCGTTCTTCCAGGCGGTCGACCGCCAGGAGATCACCGACAAGCTGATCAAGCCGGTGCAGGGCGACGCCCAGCCGCTGAACAACCTCCTGTTCTTCCCCGGTGAGCCCGGTTTCGAGGACAACTACACCGCCAAGATCGGCCAGGGTGCGGAGGCCGCGGCCAAGACGCTGACCGACGCGGGCTGGGTGAAGGGCGCCGACGGCGTTTTCGCCAAGGACGGCAAGCGGTTCTCGGTGACCGTCACGCACAACGAGAACGCCCGCCGCGACCAGACCGTGGAGATCATCATCCCGCAGCTCAAGGCGGCCGGGATCGAGATCAAGAACGAGACCGACCCCGCCTTCCTCAAGGGCAGGTTGGACAAGGGCGAATGGGACGTGGCGCTGTACGGCTGGTCCTCCACCCCGTTCAAGTCGGAGCAGGCGTCGATCTACGTCACCGGCGGCGGCCAGAACCACCAGGGCCTGAGCGACGCGAAGGTGGACGAGGGCTGGCGGGCCGCCGGTACCGCGGTGGACGAGGACGCGGCGCGCAAGGCGTACCAGGCCACCGACCGGGCGCTGGCCGACACCTACGCCTCGCTGCCGCTGTTCCAGACCCCGAGCATGTGGGGCTTCCGCGGTATCGATCGGGTGTTCATGCAGTCCTATCTCGGCGTGTTGTGGAACGTCGGCGAATGGACTAAAACGGGATGA
- a CDS encoding ABC transporter permease — protein MNLVLYILRRVAISIPILLLATFLCFLMVAGAGDPLAELKSQPNISPESVAAIAHQLGVDQPLIPRYFNWLGAFLTGDWGVSIAQGDALQPVFPKVTSAFGVTLKLVIGAEILAIVVGVLVGVVAAVKQYSIVDYIATTLAFLLFSMPIFCVAIVLKQYAIELNAVVRDLGLSDWLGNPWLRTTSPENLKADNGFGEFVIDYIGAYLLPTLAIMAISFAAYSRFQRASMLETLNADYVRTARAKGLSSSRVVFRHAFRNALIPVTTLFSVNFAAVLTGAIITERVFNWNGMGTVLVDAVTRNDPNVMMGWLVLIAATVVAFNLIADLLYGILDPRIRVG, from the coding sequence TTGAACCTGGTTTTGTACATCCTGCGTCGCGTGGCGATCTCTATCCCGATCCTGCTGCTGGCGACCTTCCTTTGTTTCCTGATGGTCGCCGGTGCCGGCGACCCGCTCGCCGAGCTGAAGAGCCAGCCGAACATCAGCCCCGAGTCGGTGGCCGCGATCGCGCACCAGCTCGGTGTCGACCAGCCGCTGATTCCGCGCTACTTCAACTGGCTCGGCGCCTTCCTGACCGGTGACTGGGGCGTCTCGATCGCACAGGGCGACGCGCTGCAGCCGGTCTTCCCGAAGGTGACCAGCGCGTTCGGGGTGACCCTGAAGCTGGTCATCGGCGCCGAGATCCTGGCCATCGTGGTGGGCGTCCTGGTCGGTGTGGTGGCCGCGGTCAAGCAGTACTCGATCGTGGACTACATCGCCACCACGCTCGCCTTCCTGCTGTTCTCGATGCCGATCTTCTGCGTCGCGATCGTGCTCAAGCAGTACGCGATCGAGCTGAACGCGGTGGTCAGGGACCTCGGCCTGAGCGACTGGCTCGGCAACCCGTGGCTGAGAACGACGAGTCCGGAGAATCTCAAGGCGGACAACGGGTTCGGCGAGTTCGTGATCGACTACATCGGCGCCTACCTGCTGCCGACGCTGGCCATCATGGCGATCAGTTTCGCCGCGTACAGCCGTTTCCAGCGGGCTTCCATGCTGGAGACGCTGAACGCGGACTACGTGCGGACCGCGCGGGCGAAGGGGCTGTCCTCGTCCAGGGTGGTGTTCCGACACGCGTTCCGGAACGCGCTCATCCCGGTCACCACGCTGTTCTCGGTGAACTTCGCCGCGGTGCTCACCGGCGCGATCATCACCGAGCGGGTGTTCAACTGGAACGGCATGGGCACGGTCCTCGTCGATGCCGTGACCAGGAACGACCCGAACGTGATGATGGGCTGGCTGGTGCTCATCGCCGCCACTGTGGTCGCCTTCAACCTGATCGCCGACTTGCTGTACGGCATCCTGGACCCGAGGATTCGCGTTGGCTGA
- a CDS encoding ABC transporter permease translates to MNSLVAGVKAGGPDEEGKLAPEALPEPSSQGKLVLRKFLRHKLAMASTGMLVLIVLITVVMPLFWPYSYEEITGGFLAPSGDHPLGTTQVGKDMVAQVLRGTQYSLLIALTVSIVSTALGVVFGALAGYLRGLSDSLISRLTDLFLIIPQIAAAAILVQVFGGGSWYVVAMVLAAFGWMQIARITRAEAMSLSQREFVESARASGAGTRRIIFKHLVPNMVGSITVNATLAVAQAVLAEAALSFIGLGVQLPDTSLGRVILENYAQLQGRPWLFFGPFVVLVLISLSINFIGDGLRDAFDPRQRRVKA, encoded by the coding sequence ATGAACTCGCTGGTCGCCGGCGTCAAAGCCGGCGGGCCGGACGAAGAAGGAAAACTGGCTCCGGAGGCTCTACCCGAGCCCAGCAGCCAGGGCAAACTGGTACTGCGCAAGTTCTTGCGGCACAAGCTGGCCATGGCCAGCACCGGGATGCTGGTGCTGATCGTGCTGATCACCGTGGTCATGCCGTTGTTCTGGCCGTACAGCTACGAAGAGATCACCGGCGGCTTCCTGGCGCCGTCCGGCGACCATCCGCTGGGCACCACCCAGGTCGGCAAGGACATGGTGGCCCAGGTCCTTCGGGGCACCCAGTACTCGCTGCTGATCGCGCTCACCGTGTCGATCGTGTCCACCGCGCTCGGCGTGGTCTTCGGCGCGCTGGCCGGGTACCTGCGCGGGCTGTCCGACTCGCTCATCTCGCGGCTGACCGACCTGTTCCTGATCATCCCGCAGATCGCCGCGGCGGCGATCCTGGTGCAGGTGTTCGGCGGCGGCAGCTGGTACGTGGTGGCCATGGTGCTGGCCGCGTTCGGCTGGATGCAGATCGCCCGCATCACCCGCGCCGAGGCGATGTCGTTGTCGCAGCGGGAGTTCGTGGAGTCCGCGCGGGCCTCCGGTGCGGGCACCCGGCGGATCATCTTCAAGCACCTGGTGCCGAACATGGTCGGCAGCATCACCGTGAACGCGACCCTCGCGGTGGCGCAGGCGGTGCTCGCGGAGGCCGCGCTGTCCTTCATCGGCCTCGGTGTGCAGCTGCCGGACACCTCGCTCGGCCGGGTCATCCTGGAGAACTACGCACAGCTGCAGGGCCGGCCGTGGCTGTTCTTCGGGCCGTTCGTGGTGCTGGTGCTGATCTCGTTGTCGATCAACTTCATCGGTGACGGTCTGCGCGACGCCTTCGACCCCCGTCAGCGCCGCGTCAAAGCCTGA
- the typA gene encoding translational GTPase TypA, whose product MPAASAFAVDAGRSAPGEPGKTRPDLRNVAIVAHVDHGKTTLVDAMLRQSGAFAERAELVDRVMDSGELEREKGITILAKNTSIRRQTADGPVTINVIDTPGHADFGGEVERGLAMVDGVVLLVDASEGPLPQTRFVLRKTLEAGLPVILVVNKVDRPDARIAEVVDETHDLLLELASDIEDADHDAILDLPVVYASARAGKASLEQPEDGGLPDSENLDPLFETLLRHVPPPFADEAGPLRALVTNLDASNFLGRIALIRIHAGKLRKGQTVAWLREDGSTQSVRISELLVTEALTRVPATEASAGELVAIAGIPDITIGDTLADPENPGALPRITVDEPAISMTIGVNTSPLAGRGGGDKVTARLVKARLDQELIGNVSIKVLATERPDTWEVQGRGELALAILVEQMRREGFELTVGKPQVVTRLVDGKVHEPFERLSIDSPEEHLGAITQLLAARKGRMEHMGGHGTGRIKLDYVLPARGLIGFRTDFLTETRGTGIANHVFEGYFPWAGEIRTRHSGSLVADRSGPITAYAMIQLADRGTFFVEPGAEVYEGMVVGENPRAEDLDINITKEKKLTNMRQSSADVMETLARPRKMGLEEALEFCSVDECVEVAPDVVRVRKVTLDFSTRAKQRSRAKSRDNAAN is encoded by the coding sequence GTGCCCGCAGCCAGCGCCTTCGCAGTCGATGCCGGCCGGTCAGCGCCGGGTGAGCCCGGCAAGACCCGCCCCGACCTGCGCAACGTTGCCATCGTGGCACACGTAGACCACGGCAAGACCACCCTGGTCGACGCCATGCTCCGCCAGTCCGGCGCCTTCGCCGAACGGGCCGAGCTGGTGGACCGGGTGATGGACTCCGGTGAGCTCGAGCGGGAAAAGGGCATCACCATCCTCGCCAAGAACACCTCCATCCGGCGCCAGACCGCGGACGGGCCGGTGACCATCAACGTCATCGACACCCCCGGCCACGCCGACTTCGGCGGCGAGGTCGAGCGCGGCCTCGCCATGGTCGACGGGGTGGTGCTGCTGGTGGACGCCAGTGAGGGCCCGCTGCCGCAGACCCGGTTCGTGCTGCGCAAGACCCTGGAGGCCGGCCTGCCGGTGATCCTGGTGGTGAACAAGGTGGACCGCCCGGACGCGCGGATCGCCGAGGTCGTCGACGAGACCCACGACCTGCTCCTCGAGCTGGCCAGCGATATCGAAGACGCCGACCATGACGCCATCCTGGACCTGCCGGTGGTGTACGCCTCGGCGCGTGCCGGCAAGGCCTCCCTCGAGCAGCCGGAAGACGGCGGGCTGCCGGACAGCGAGAACCTGGACCCGCTGTTCGAGACCCTGCTGCGGCACGTTCCGCCGCCCTTCGCCGACGAGGCCGGCCCGCTGCGCGCGCTGGTCACCAACCTGGACGCGTCCAACTTCCTCGGCCGGATCGCGCTGATCCGCATCCACGCCGGCAAGCTGCGCAAGGGCCAGACCGTGGCCTGGCTGCGCGAGGACGGCAGCACCCAGTCGGTCCGGATCTCCGAACTGCTGGTCACCGAGGCGCTGACCAGGGTGCCCGCGACCGAGGCCTCCGCCGGTGAGCTGGTGGCCATCGCCGGCATCCCGGACATCACCATCGGCGACACCCTCGCCGACCCGGAAAACCCCGGTGCGCTACCGCGGATCACCGTGGACGAGCCCGCGATCTCGATGACCATCGGTGTGAACACCTCGCCGCTGGCCGGTCGCGGCGGTGGCGACAAGGTCACCGCGCGGCTGGTCAAGGCCCGTCTCGACCAGGAGCTGATCGGTAACGTCAGCATCAAGGTGCTGGCCACCGAGCGGCCGGACACCTGGGAGGTCCAGGGCCGTGGCGAGCTGGCGCTGGCCATCCTGGTCGAGCAGATGCGCCGCGAGGGCTTCGAGCTCACCGTCGGCAAGCCGCAGGTGGTCACCAGGCTGGTCGACGGCAAGGTGCACGAGCCGTTTGAGCGGCTGTCCATCGACTCGCCGGAAGAGCACCTCGGCGCGATCACCCAGCTGCTCGCCGCGCGCAAGGGCCGGATGGAGCACATGGGCGGGCACGGCACCGGCCGGATCAAGCTCGACTACGTGCTGCCCGCGCGCGGCCTGATCGGCTTCCGCACCGACTTCCTCACCGAGACCCGCGGTACCGGCATCGCGAACCACGTGTTCGAGGGCTACTTCCCGTGGGCGGGCGAGATCCGCACCCGGCACAGCGGCTCGCTCGTCGCGGACCGCTCCGGGCCGATCACCGCCTACGCGATGATCCAGCTCGCCGACCGCGGCACCTTCTTCGTGGAGCCGGGCGCCGAGGTGTACGAGGGCATGGTGGTCGGGGAGAACCCGCGCGCCGAGGACCTCGACATCAACATCACCAAGGAGAAGAAGCTGACCAACATGCGTCAGTCCTCCGCCGACGTGATGGAGACGCTGGCCAGGCCGCGCAAGATGGGCCTGGAGGAGGCGCTGGAGTTCTGCTCGGTGGACGAGTGCGTCGAGGTCGCGCCGGACGTGGTGCGGGTGCGCAAGGTGACCCTGGACTTCAGCACCCGCGCCAAGCAGCGGTCGCGGGCGAAGAGCAGGGACAACGCCGCCAACTGA
- a CDS encoding ABC transporter family substrate-binding protein, protein MRRSKAVSAVSAIAAAALVLSACGSGGDNGDQNGSSADVKSMATGKSQNGDNFKLGDAPESEQVIVAIDQGYSAYNNKTPDANNSYNNYVMAAVLASPFPLDGNNKPLLNTDVMESVKVTSQNPQIVEWKIKPGVKWSDGAPWDCKDFYLKWLAASGKAKKSDGEPAFKPASTTGYELVKQPTCSPDNLTLTAQFDEPYLDYKGMFADQVLMPAHVLEQKTGIPDITKLTPEGDKGQLASAGDFWSTQWKGFKPDIMPGSGPYMITDYDANSKQVTLSKNPQWIGAKGGPKKVIVKAIPDTKAMATALQNGEIDVAASTQPDATAANTMKGLSSQGVIYGSAPQLTFEHLDLQYNRMFKDPALRKAFFQSIDRQQITDKLLKEVQADAQPLGSLQFFQGEPGYQDNYANKAGQGAEAAAKTLTDAGWVKGADGIFAKDGQRASFTITHNENARRDQTVEIIIPLAKAAGLEVKNETDPNFLKGRVDKGEYDVALFAWSATPFKAEQKAIYSTGGNQNWQGLSDPTVDEAFKKAVSATDETVKQKAYQDADKALSEQYASLPLFAVPSMWGFRGIDRVYMQSYNGALWNVGEWTKTG, encoded by the coding sequence ATGAGGAGATCCAAAGCAGTCTCCGCTGTGTCTGCGATCGCGGCCGCCGCACTCGTTCTGAGCGCGTGCGGCAGCGGCGGCGACAACGGTGACCAGAACGGTTCGAGCGCCGATGTCAAAAGCATGGCGACGGGCAAGTCCCAGAACGGGGACAACTTCAAGCTGGGCGACGCTCCGGAGAGTGAACAGGTCATCGTCGCGATCGACCAGGGTTACTCGGCGTACAACAACAAGACGCCGGATGCGAACAACTCGTACAACAACTACGTGATGGCCGCCGTCCTGGCCAGCCCGTTCCCGCTCGACGGCAACAACAAGCCGCTGCTCAACACGGACGTGATGGAGTCGGTGAAGGTCACTTCACAGAACCCCCAGATCGTCGAGTGGAAGATCAAGCCGGGCGTCAAGTGGTCCGACGGCGCGCCGTGGGACTGCAAGGACTTCTACCTCAAGTGGCTGGCCGCCAGCGGCAAGGCCAAGAAGTCGGACGGCGAGCCCGCCTTCAAGCCCGCCTCCACCACCGGCTACGAGCTGGTCAAGCAGCCGACCTGCTCGCCGGACAACCTGACCCTCACCGCCCAGTTCGACGAGCCGTACCTGGACTACAAGGGCATGTTCGCCGACCAGGTGCTGATGCCGGCCCACGTGCTGGAGCAGAAGACCGGTATCCCGGACATCACCAAGCTCACCCCGGAAGGCGACAAGGGCCAGCTGGCCAGCGCCGGGGACTTCTGGAGCACCCAGTGGAAGGGCTTCAAGCCGGACATCATGCCGGGCTCCGGGCCCTACATGATCACCGACTACGACGCGAACTCCAAGCAGGTCACGCTGTCGAAGAACCCGCAGTGGATCGGCGCGAAGGGTGGCCCGAAGAAGGTCATCGTGAAGGCCATCCCGGACACCAAGGCGATGGCGACCGCGCTGCAGAACGGTGAGATCGACGTCGCGGCGTCGACCCAGCCGGACGCCACCGCGGCCAACACCATGAAGGGCCTGTCCTCGCAGGGCGTCATCTACGGCTCCGCGCCGCAGCTCACCTTCGAGCACCTCGACCTCCAGTACAACCGGATGTTCAAGGACCCGGCGCTGCGCAAGGCGTTCTTCCAGTCGATCGACCGCCAGCAGATCACCGACAAGCTGCTGAAGGAGGTGCAGGCGGACGCTCAGCCGCTGGGCAGCCTGCAGTTCTTCCAGGGCGAGCCCGGCTACCAGGACAACTACGCCAACAAGGCGGGTCAGGGTGCCGAGGCGGCCGCGAAGACGCTGACCGACGCCGGCTGGGTGAAGGGTGCCGACGGCATCTTCGCCAAGGACGGCCAGCGTGCGTCGTTCACCATCACGCACAACGAGAACGCTCGCCGCGACCAGACCGTCGAGATCATCATCCCGCTGGCCAAGGCCGCCGGCCTGGAGGTCAAGAACGAGACCGACCCGAACTTCCTCAAGGGCCGGGTCGACAAGGGTGAGTACGACGTGGCGCTGTTCGCCTGGTCGGCCACCCCGTTCAAGGCCGAGCAGAAGGCGATCTACTCGACCGGTGGCAACCAGAACTGGCAGGGCCTGAGCGACCCGACGGTTGACGAAGCCTTCAAGAAGGCCGTGTCGGCCACCGACGAGACCGTCAAGCAGAAGGCGTACCAGGACGCGGACAAGGCTCTCTCCGAGCAGTACGCGAGCCTGCCGCTGTTCGCCGTCCCGTCCATGTGGGGCTTCCGCGGTATCGACCGGGTGTACATGCAGTCGTACAACGGTGCGCTGTGGAACGTCGGTGAGTGGACGAAGACCGGTTAG
- a CDS encoding YciI family protein has product MFVVLLNYTAPIEEIDYVLPDHTDWCDRQYQLGNFLASGRRNPRIGKVIITRPMLRGKLDAILATDPFALQGMARYEVIEFSATRTAAEMRLLNEAVAH; this is encoded by the coding sequence ATGTTCGTAGTGCTGCTGAATTACACCGCACCCATCGAAGAGATCGACTATGTGCTGCCCGATCACACGGACTGGTGTGACCGGCAGTATCAGTTGGGCAATTTCCTCGCCTCGGGCAGGCGCAACCCGAGGATCGGCAAGGTCATCATCACCAGGCCGATGCTGCGGGGAAAGCTCGACGCGATCCTGGCCACCGACCCCTTCGCGCTGCAGGGGATGGCCAGGTACGAGGTGATCGAGTTCTCGGCGACCAGAACGGCCGCTGAAATGCGGCTGCTGAACGAGGCTGTAGCCCACTAG